Within the Corynebacterium tuberculostearicum genome, the region AGGAAAACCACTTTTATGAGTGGGACATTATGGCCGCCAATATGCGCGCCACCCTTGAAGGCGAGCTAGCACCGGTGCATGAGCCAGGAGCCGAGCCAGATCCCTCCCGCTACGTGCCTTGGGACTACGCCTTGGGTTACTTGGATGGCCTAGAGGGCCGCTAGCTTCTACTGCTGCTGACCCAACTCGATGGTGGTCGTCGGCGCGTCCTCAACGTTGGGGTTGGGCTGCGGGTTTGGCTGTCCTTGTTCCGTGACCACCACGGTTTCGGTGGCGTATTGAGTTTCGGTCACGGTGACCTGCTCCGGCTGCTGTTCCGGTTGCGAAGCCTCTTCCGCAACGGTTTCGGTGGTGGTCTCCGTCACGGTGTGCGGGGTGGGCTTCGGTTGCGCAGAGCGCTTTTGTTCCGCCTCGCGGTTGGCGGCGATGGCCTTTTCTTCTTTGCCTTCGGCCTCATCCAGCTTGGCGCGGGCGTCCTTCATCAGTTCGCGAGCGCCTTCAATATCGCCTTCGGCCGCGCGAGATTCCATCTCTTCCAACGTGCCGGCCAGCTCCACGTTGCGGGTCTTATCGCCCTTATCAAGGGTTCCGGCGTGCAACATCGCACCACCGGCTCCAGCGATAACTAGGGTTGCGGCCGCCGCACCGATGAGTCCATGTACGAACGGGCCGCCGCGGCGGCGCTTGCGGGCCTGGCCTAGGTCGATGACCTCAGGCTCAGCGTCGGCGCCTTCTACCAGCGGGGCTGGAGGCATCTGCTTATCGACGTCCCCCTTTAACTCCAGCAGCAGCTCCGCCAGGTCGTCCTGGCTGTCGGAAGGGTTAGTCCCCTTCGAAAGCTCGGTGAGGAATGCATCATCATCTACCAAGGGCTGGAGCTGGTCTGCAAGGCCGTCATTATCGCCGTGATGCTTCGGTGCCATGATGGTGTCTCTCCCCCTTCCTTTCTGATATGAAATATCTGCTGTAAGAGTCGGCCGCTAGGCCCTTAGCGCGCAGTTTCCTGGGCGGCTTGGAGGGTCTTTCGCAATTGAGCGAGTGCTCGGTGTTGTGCGACACGAACCGCACCTGGGGTGGAACCCACAATTTCCGCGGTTTCTTCTGCCGACAAACCGTTGAACACGCGCAGAATAACGATGTTTTTCGCCTTGTCACTTAACGTATCGAGCAAGGCGCGCATTCTGTTACTACCGTCGGCCTCCAATGCCCACTCTTCAGGGGTGGCGTCACGCGCGGAGTCTTCTGGAATTTCTTCGGTAGGGGTGGACTTATCGCGCCCCATGGCGCGGTGGGCATCGGTGACCTTGTTGAACGCAATGCCGTAGACATAGGCCATAAACGGACGGCCCTTGTCCTCGTAGGAGCCAATAGAGGTGGCCACTGCAAGACAGATCTCTTGGGCTACATCCTCCGCGGTGGGTTGACGGCCGCCACCGATGCGGGCGCGGCAGTAGCGCAGCACCTGCGGGTGAATGAGCCGCAGGACTTTTTGCAGCGCTCGACGGCTGCCGTCGACGGCATGCGGGACGAGATCCGCTAGCTCCTGTTCCTTATCACTCACGTATGCACCCTCTGACATGTTTTAGACCGGTAACTAACCATATTGGCACACGGGAAGATTATGCAAAGGCAACGCGCGGCCCCAGCGCGTGCGCAACCCGAGCGGAAGAAAATTCACAAACCGTTAACCTTTGTCGTTTCCGCTGGTAAACCGTGGTACCGGAGGGGAGATCAAGGGAAGAATACCTAAAAGTCAAAAATAGGTAACCCATCGTTAACCCACGCGCGAAACACTACGTGAGGTTGCTTTCCGTAACGCTGCGGAAGCAACACAAGAATTCTCGCCCTTACAAAGGAGCTAAGTAACGTGTCTCAGCCTCATTTGCTTCCCGGTCCCACCGCTGACCTGTGGGATTGGCAGCTACAAGGCGCCTGCCGCGGAGAAAACTCGGACGTGTTTTATCACCCAGATGGCGAGCGTGGCCGTGCCCGCGCCCAGCGCGAGAACCGCGCCAAGGCCATCTGCAATTCCTGCCCGGTCATTGATCTGTGCCGCGAGCATGCCCTGCAATCCGCCGAGCCCTACGGCGTCTGGGGCGGAATGAGCGAATCCGAGCGCGTCGTTGCGCTGCGCCAGCGCCGCCGCGCCGCCGCGCCGGTCAACGCTTAAGGCAGAAGGTTAGGGGGAGACGAGGGCGTCGGCAAGAAAGCGCCCCGTCACCGAGTCTTGCTGCTCGGCTAGGTCGGCCGGGGTGCCGCTAAAGACCAGCTGGCCGCCGGCCGAACCGGCGCCGGGGCCCAAGTCGATGGCGTGATCCGCATGCGCGAGAACGGCCAGATTGTGGTCGATGCAGATGACGGTGTGCCCGGAGTCCACCAGCTCATCCAGCAGCGTCAGAATCCGGGCGGTATCTGCCGGGTGCAGGCCGGTCGTGGGCTCATCGAGAACCAGTACATCAGCGGTGGACTTCTTATCGCTCAGGTGCGCTGCGAGCTTGAGGCGCTGGCGCTCGCCGCCGGACAAGGTGGACAGCGGCTGGCCTAGGGTGAGATACCCCAGGCCGACGGTGCACAAGGTATCGCAGATTTTCGCCGCGGCCGGGACTTTGACCTCCCGCAGGAAATCCGCGGCTTGGGCGGCCGAGAGCTCGAAGACATCCGCAATGGTGCGCCCGCCCAAGGTATAGGCCAGCACATCGGCCGAAAAGCGGCGGCCTTGGCAGATCTCGCACGTGACGTCTACCCCGCTCATCACGCCCAGCTCCACGTAGACCACGCCCGCACCGTTGCACTTGGGGCACGCGCCTTCGGAATTGGCGGAAAAGAGGGCGGGCTTTACGCCATTGGCTTTGGCGAAGGTCTTGCGGATGGGGTCGAGAGCGCCGGTGTAGGTCGCGGGATTGGAGCGGCGCGAGCCTTTGATGGGGGCTTGGCCGATGCTGAGCAAGCGCTCCCCTACCGCGGCCGGGATCTCGGCCGTGAGCGAGGATTTGCCGGAACCGGCGACGCCGGTGATGACGATCAAGACGCCTTCGGGAAAATCGACGTCGATTCCGCGCAGGTTATTGCGTTGGGCGCCGCGGACCGCGAAAGTCCCGGTAGGTGTACGCACGTTGTCCTTTAACGTAACGGGCCCCGACATATGCCGGGCCGTGGTGGTATCGGCCGCGCGCAGCTGGGCGGGGGTGCCGCTGAAGGTAATGCGGCCGCCGTCCCGGCCGGCGCCAGGGCCAAGATCCACCACGTTATCGGCCGCCACGATGTTAGAAGGATTGTGCTCTACCACGAGCACGGTATTGCCCTTATCGCGCAGCCGCAGCAAGAGGCTATTAATACGCTCGCAGTCGCTCGGGTGCAGGCCGGCGGTGGGCTCGTCGAAGACATAGGTGACGTCGGAAAGCGCGGAGCCCAAGTGGCGAACCATGCGGGTGCGCTGGGCCTCGCCGCCAGAAAGCGTACCGGCCGCGCGGGCGAGGGTGAGGTAGCCCAGGCCGAGCTCGATGGCATTGTCCACGGCCGCGGCAATGGAATCGAGCAGGGGCTGCGCGGCCGGCAGGGAAACGTCCACGAGCCAGCCGCGCAGGTCAGTAAGCTCCATCTCGCACAGGTCCGCGATGGAAGCGTCCTCGATATAGGATTCGCGGGCGTGTCGGGCCAGGCGCGTGCCATGGCAGTCGGGGCAGGCGACGAAGACGACGGCGCGCTCGACAAAGGCCCGCATGTGCTTTTGCAGGCTTTCTACCGGTTTGCTGAGCACGTTTTTGCGCAGGCGCGTGGCCAGGCCCATGTAGCTCATGTTGACCCCGCCGACCTTGGTTTTGGTCTCGGTATAGTAGAGGGCCTCTTTTTGCTCAGCCGTAAACTCGCGGACGGGAATGTCGGCCGGGTAGAGGCCGGATTCGGCGTAGGCACGCCACATCCAAGAGTCGGGCTTCATGCCGGGGTAGATAATGGCGCCGTCGGCAAGCGAAAGCTCCTCATCGACTAGGCACGACAGATCAATATCGGAGACGCGGCCGGTGCCCTCGCATTCGGGGCACATGCCGCCGGTGCGCTCGAAACGGCGCACCTCCTTGGTGCCGTTGACCTCGATGGCGCCCTGGCCGGAAGCGGAGGGCACATTAAAGGAGTAGGCCGCCGGGCCGCCGGCGCGCGGGGTGGCCATACGCGAGTACAGCACGCGCAACATGGCAGTGATATCGGTGGCGGTGCCAAAGGTGGAGCGCGAGGAGGCTGCCATGGGCTCCTGGCCCACCACGATGGCGGCCGTAAGATGCTCTAGCTTATCGACGTCCGGCCGGGCCAACGCAGGCATAAACCCCTGCACGAAGCCGGGATAGGTCTCGTTGATAAGCCGCTGGGACTCCGCTGCAATGGTGTCGAAGACCAGGGAGGATTTGCCGGAGCCGGATACACCGGTAAAGACGGTGAACTGGCGCTTGGGGATGGACAGAGAGATATCGCGCAGGTTGTTTTCGCGTGCGCCGGTGACCTTGATGTATTCCACGGGCCTAGTCTAGGCACAACAAAACCCGCCGCGCGGCAAGCGGGGCGGGCGATGTTGGGAAGGTTTAGTGCTGGTGGCCGTGGCCGGCGTCAGCAGGCTGTTCTTCCTGTGGCTTTTCCACCACGGAGGCCTCGGTGGTAAGAACCATGCGGGCCACGGAGGTGGCGTTGACCACGGCGGAGTGGGTGACCTTCACCGGGTCGATAATGCCGTTATCAATGAGGTTGCCGTACTCGAGAGTATTGGCGTTGAAGCCCTCACCGTTGGACATCTCGGCGACGCGGGAGACGACGACGGCGCCGTCGAGGCCAGCGTTTTCGGCGATCCAGAACGCCGGGCGGGTCAGGGCGCGGGCGACGGCGAGAACGCCGACCTTAGCCTCACCCTCAAAGCCCTCGGCGAAGGACTCGAGTTCCTTGGAAATCTGGACCAGCACGGAGCCGCCGCCGGCGATGACGCCCTCTTCGACGGCCGCGCGGGCCGCGTTGATGGCGTCTTCGACGCGCAGCTTGCGCTCGTTGACCTCGGTCTCGGTAGCCGCACCGACGCGGATGACGGCCACGCCGCCGGAGAGCTTAGCCAGGCGCTCCTCGAGCTTTTCCTTATCCCAGGTGGAATCGGTGCGCTCGATGTCGCGGCGAATATGCTCGCGGCGCTCCTCTACTGCTTCAGCGGTGCCGCCGCCATCGACGATGACGGTGTCATCCTTGGTGATGGTCACGCGGCGAGCGGAACCGAGCACGTCGAGGCCAGCCTCGTTGAGGTTGACGCCCACCTCTGGGTCGATGACGGTGGCACCGGTAACGACGGCCAGGTCATCCATGAATCCCTTGCGGCGCTCGCCAAAGTACGGGGCCTTAACGGCAGCGACCTTGAGCACCTTGCGGATGGAGTTGACGACGAGCGCCTGCAGCGGCTCGCCCTCGACGTCTTCCGCAATGATGAGGGTCGGGCGGTTGGTCTCGGCGATCTTCTCCAGCAGCGGCAGGAAGTCCGGCAGGGAGGAGATCTTGTTGCGGACGAGCAATACTGCGGCGTCGTCCAGCACGGCGTGGTAGGTCTCTTCTTCCGTAGCGAAGTACGGGGAAAGGTAGCCCTTGTCAAAGGAAATGCCCTCGGTGACGTCAACTGCGGAGTCGATGGTCTGGGATTCCTCGACGGTGACCACACCGTCCTTGCCCACCTTGTCCATGGCACCGGCAACCATCTCGCCAACCTCCGGGTCGCGGGAGGAGACGGTAGCTACCTGCGCGATTTCAGAGGAGGAGTTGACCGCGGTGGCGCGGGCCTTGAGCTCCTCGACGGCCTTTTCGGCCGCTGCTGCGATGCCGCGGTTAAGCTCGACTGGGTTGGCGCCGGCCGCGACGTTGCGCAGGCCTTCGAAGATGAGCGCCTGGGCCAGCAAGGTAGCGGTGGTGGTGCCGTCACCTGCGGTGTCATTAGTCTTGACAGCAACGGACTTGACCAGCTGCGCGCCGAGGTTTTCGAAGGGCTCCTCGATGTCGATATCGCGGGCGATGGTCACGCCGTCATTGGTGACGGTGGGGCCACCGAAGGCCTTGGACAGCACGACGTTGCGGCCGCGCGGGCCGAGGGTGACCTTGACGGCATCAGCCAGCGTATCGACGCCGCGCTGGATTCCCTCGCGGGCTTCTTGGTCGAATGCAATGAGCTTTGCCATAAGTGGGCCTACTTCTCGATGACGGCGAGCAGGTCACGGGAGGACAGCAGCAGGTACTCCTCGCCGTTGTACTTCAGCTCGGTGCCGCCGTACTTGGAAAAGACCACGGTATCGCCTTCGTTGACGCCTACCGGGGTGGCCTCACCCTTGTCGTTGGTGCGGCCTGGGCCTACTGCAACGACGGTGGCTTCCTGTGGCTTTTCCTTGGCGGAATCTGGGATGACCAGGCCGGAAGCGGTGGTGGTTTCAGCTTCTACGATCTGTACGAGGACGCGGTCCTCGAGAGGCTTGATGTTTGCCATGATGTTTCCTCCGTAGTGTTCGTATGCGCACCGGTATGGCGCGCGCGTGCCGGTTGTGGATGTCCAGCACAGCCGTCGTCGCGGGTGAACAACTGTGGGTCAAACAACCTGATTAGCACTCTACCCTCGTGACTGCTAACCCTCAACAATGGCTCGGCCCACATTTTTACGCCCTCAGCGATCCCCTCAGCGCTCCCGTTGCCCGGCGCGCACGAATCCGGCAAGCGCCAGCTTGACGACGCCCAGTGCGATAAACATGGCACCAAAGATTACGGCGAAGGACGGCCACCACAACTCCTCTATCAGCGTTCGGCCAAAGGAAGCCTGCGGGGTGAGCAGGTGGTGGAGTGGGAGGAGCGTCGCCAAGCACAGCGCCCAGACCACGCCGGCCGCGGTCAGGGTGAGGCACGCCGCCTCCCCCACTTGCACGCGGGCCCAGGCCGAGGGGGTGGCGCCGGCTAGGGTAAGGCCGCGGATATCGGCCGCGATGCGCCCGTGCATCAGCAGCGAGGTAAGCACAGCGCCCACGATGCTGGGAGCAAAGACAGGCCCTAAAAGGGCGACGAAGACCTGCCACGAGGACAAGGTGCCGCCGGCGCCTGCGTCGTTTGCAAAGCGCAGGCCCGAGCCGACGGCGACAATAAAGCCGCCGATGAGCACCCACGGCACGATGTGTGGGGTGGAAAAGTACCGACGCACGCGCACGTTGGCCCCAGCGATACCGGCCGGACGGGTCCATTGGTCGATACCGGGCATGAGCCAAGGTAAGACGAGAGCGACGAGGATGACCAAGCCCATCTCGGCCGAGAGCAGGTCTCCAGGGTCATCAATCTGCAGGCACCCGTATGTTGTGCCGCCAATGGCCGCGGCTGCAAGCAGGAATTTCACCGTGAGCCACGCCGGGTGTGCGGCGGCGCGCGGCCGGAATACGCGGCGCAGCGGAGGCAGCGCACCGACTAGCGCCGCGGACGTGCAGACGGCTACCGCAATGACTACGACCTGGCCGGTGATGTCAATGTCCGGCATGGGGATGCCATCGCTGCGCAGGGCGCGCACGCACGGGGCAAGCAGCGGGCGGGCAGGCAGCACGCCGAGTAGCCCGGCGCCCGCGCTGACCACTGCGACTTGGCCCAGGATAAAAGCGAGGATCATCCAGCCGGGCATGCCCACCATGCGCCAGGAGCGGTAGACCGGCTCGCGCTCGGCAATGATAAGGCGCATCTGCGATAGCGTCACCAATACCACCACGCACAGGGCCATTCCCAACACCGTGCCACC harbors:
- the groL gene encoding chaperonin GroEL (60 kDa chaperone family; promotes refolding of misfolded polypeptides especially under stressful conditions; forms two stacked rings of heptamers to form a barrel-shaped 14mer; ends can be capped by GroES; misfolded proteins enter the barrel where they are refolded when GroES binds), with protein sequence MAKLIAFDQEAREGIQRGVDTLADAVKVTLGPRGRNVVLSKAFGGPTVTNDGVTIARDIDIEEPFENLGAQLVKSVAVKTNDTAGDGTTTATLLAQALIFEGLRNVAAGANPVELNRGIAAAAEKAVEELKARATAVNSSSEIAQVATVSSRDPEVGEMVAGAMDKVGKDGVVTVEESQTIDSAVDVTEGISFDKGYLSPYFATEEETYHAVLDDAAVLLVRNKISSLPDFLPLLEKIAETNRPTLIIAEDVEGEPLQALVVNSIRKVLKVAAVKAPYFGERRKGFMDDLAVVTGATVIDPEVGVNLNEAGLDVLGSARRVTITKDDTVIVDGGGTAEAVEERREHIRRDIERTDSTWDKEKLEERLAKLSGGVAVIRVGAATETEVNERKLRVEDAINAARAAVEEGVIAGGGSVLVQISKELESFAEGFEGEAKVGVLAVARALTRPAFWIAENAGLDGAVVVSRVAEMSNGEGFNANTLEYGNLIDNGIIDPVKVTHSAVVNATSVARMVLTTEASVVEKPQEEQPADAGHGHQH
- the groES gene encoding co-chaperone GroES, with the protein product MANIKPLEDRVLVQIVEAETTTASGLVIPDSAKEKPQEATVVAVGPGRTNDKGEATPVGVNEGDTVVFSKYGGTELKYNGEEYLLLSSRDLLAVIEK
- a CDS encoding sigma-70 family RNA polymerase sigma factor, producing the protein MSDKEQELADLVPHAVDGSRRALQKVLRLIHPQVLRYCRARIGGGRQPTAEDVAQEICLAVATSIGSYEDKGRPFMAYVYGIAFNKVTDAHRAMGRDKSTPTEEIPEDSARDATPEEWALEADGSNRMRALLDTLSDKAKNIVILRVFNGLSAEETAEIVGSTPGAVRVAQHRALAQLRKTLQAAQETAR
- a CDS encoding AAA family ATPase is translated as MEYIKVTGARENNLRDISLSIPKRQFTVFTGVSGSGKSSLVFDTIAAESQRLINETYPGFVQGFMPALARPDVDKLEHLTAAIVVGQEPMAASSRSTFGTATDITAMLRVLYSRMATPRAGGPAAYSFNVPSASGQGAIEVNGTKEVRRFERTGGMCPECEGTGRVSDIDLSCLVDEELSLADGAIIYPGMKPDSWMWRAYAESGLYPADIPVREFTAEQKEALYYTETKTKVGGVNMSYMGLATRLRKNVLSKPVESLQKHMRAFVERAVVFVACPDCHGTRLARHARESYIEDASIADLCEMELTDLRGWLVDVSLPAAQPLLDSIAAAVDNAIELGLGYLTLARAAGTLSGGEAQRTRMVRHLGSALSDVTYVFDEPTAGLHPSDCERINSLLLRLRDKGNTVLVVEHNPSNIVAADNVVDLGPGAGRDGGRITFSGTPAQLRAADTTTARHMSGPVTLKDNVRTPTGTFAVRGAQRNNLRGIDVDFPEGVLIVITGVAGSGKSSLTAEIPAAVGERLLSIGQAPIKGSRRSNPATYTGALDPIRKTFAKANGVKPALFSANSEGACPKCNGAGVVYVELGVMSGVDVTCEICQGRRFSADVLAYTLGGRTIADVFELSAAQAADFLREVKVPAAAKICDTLCTVGLGYLTLGQPLSTLSGGERQRLKLAAHLSDKKSTADVLVLDEPTTGLHPADTARILTLLDELVDSGHTVICIDHNLAVLAHADHAIDLGPGAGSAGGQLVFSGTPADLAEQQDSVTGRFLADALVSP
- a CDS encoding FtsX-like permease family protein, giving the protein MLVWLKDLQSNWLSWLAVALTLVVSSTSCTLALAMLVASSGAEEDPAGPLGGTVLGMALCVVVLVTLSQMRLIIAEREPVYRSWRMVGMPGWMILAFILGQVAVVSAGAGLLGVLPARPLLAPCVRALRSDGIPMPDIDITGQVVVIAVAVCTSAALVGALPPLRRVFRPRAAAHPAWLTVKFLLAAAAIGGTTYGCLQIDDPGDLLSAEMGLVILVALVLPWLMPGIDQWTRPAGIAGANVRVRRYFSTPHIVPWVLIGGFIVAVGSGLRFANDAGAGGTLSSWQVFVALLGPVFAPSIVGAVLTSLLMHGRIAADIRGLTLAGATPSAWARVQVGEAACLTLTAAGVVWALCLATLLPLHHLLTPQASFGRTLIEELWWPSFAVIFGAMFIALGVVKLALAGFVRAGQRER
- a CDS encoding WhiB family transcriptional regulator, whose product is MSQPHLLPGPTADLWDWQLQGACRGENSDVFYHPDGERGRARAQRENRAKAICNSCPVIDLCREHALQSAEPYGVWGGMSESERVVALRQRRRAAAPVNA